A segment of the Lolium perenne isolate Kyuss_39 chromosome 3, Kyuss_2.0, whole genome shotgun sequence genome:
CTAGTTCATGATCGAGAAGCAAAACATCATCCTACTTTAGCAATCAAAGACACTCATCGGCGATAATTGGTTTACCATTTTAGCTTTTGGCTTCTCAGTGTGGGCTGCCGTCATAGTGCATACAAACACTTTTATTGAGGGTCTCATCCTTGCAAGTTGCTGCAGGAATTGCACCTGGCAACGTTTCAAACCAACCTTGTTGCCatacacacaacacttatcaaaagagGCATTGCCAGTTATCTTGGGACCTACATGCAATGCAAAAAGCATAAGTAAATGAACAATGGATAAATTGGCAGCATAATAGTCTTAGCAGAAAAGGCCCTTTACCTCGACGCATAACTATCTtgttggcagcggcggcggcagcagcagctgcTGCTTCCCTAGCCTTAGCAGCCTCTTTCTTGGCGCGCCGCCTAGCCTTAGCAGCAGCTGCTGCTTCCCTAGCAGCAGCCTGGGCAGCAACAACCTCTTCGTCATCCGAGCTAATATCGACCAGCTCGTACCTGTCCATGGTCACCTACCAAGAAAAGAGGGAAGAAGTCACAATCAGTCTAGCATGCTGATATGAAGCCGTATCTTGTTTATTAAACTACCAACTAGTAAATCAATCTGTTGACAATGTATAAGGCTTGGATGCTCAAGACTGCAGACTCACAAATTTGTTGCATGAATAGAACACGACAATGTTCAGTTGAGTTTAATGGAAATCCTAATCCACAGGTATATACATCCTACCAAAATGGGGACAGAATGATCAGGATCCTAATCCACAGGGATATAGGTACATTTATCAATTAGCAATTCTCCTGCATGCCCAAATATACAGTTCAAAGGCTCAAAGGAGCAGTGAATATTGTGTCCCCTGAAATTTGACAACCATGTCACACACGGGTGCATCCATAGCAAAAGCTCCACCTCTTCCAACAAACAAGAACCCTAATCCGTGTAAACCGTCCCAATCCCAGAAACATCCGACGCGGAGAGATCAAATCGAGCAACCTATATCAAGAAAATTACATGATATCCAACGCGGAGAGATCAAATCGAGCAACCTATATCCAGAAATAACCGCAGCGGGAAACTCGTTCTTCCTCTACGGGGACATGCAGCGGGAAATTCCTAGAGGACGACTCCGGCCACGCTCGGTGCGCCGCATCCACCCGTTCAGAAAACCCCCAACACTAAACGCCGGCGCGGGGAGACGAAGGAGGGGGAGGGGGGCTGACCTGAGACTCGGCGACGCGGCGACGCAGCGGCGGGGATGGATCTGACCGGCGGcggataggcgaagaggcggagaggCGGAGTGGTGGAGTGTGCGGTGCGGtggaggcgaagaggcggagtggtGGAGTGTGCGGTGCGGTGCGGTGGATGCGGCCGTTTTTATTGCGGGGGAGACTGGAAACTTAAAACCTAATTTTTTAAATTTGCTATTTGAAACTTATTTTGAGAACAAGGTCACACCAAATACTTGCATTTCTTCAAGTTTATAATTTTTAATAGAAACTAGGTCACATACAATGACGCCACGCgaaggttttaccatttttcgattttttttgaattaCTTATGCCGTTTTCAAAATGTGGTCGAAACGGCCGGCGCTGCCGTCTTAGCTAGGGTTGGAACCTATCAAAACTAAAAGTGTATCTCCGATGAAATCACATGTTTTgaacctaaaaataattttttcCAAAAATAATGAGCAACAAATGAAGCACCTCCAGTTCAACTGTCTCGGTTTTCCTGCTGAATCGGCGGGGATTTGCCTTTTTTGCCGGGAGTGCCTAAAAAGGTTGGAGTTCTCAACAGTTGCTTAGTTCTACATAAAATAGGTCCTATTATTTAAATAAAATGTGTTGGCCCATTTCCGCGACATGTTATGGGTAGCTCCTTCATAAACCGCCGCCTTTCTGATGCTTAGAAAATAGAAAATGGCTTTTTAATATGGTAAAGTCGAAAAGTTCGTGAGACGACATTTGTACTCCACGACAAGGGGCACACATGTGCAAAATTTGGGGTCAATCCGACAAACCACCCAACAATTGCGGCCGTAACCTTGGTCATTTGCCTCGAAAGCCATGAAACTTCATAGACGATAGCTCATTTTGAGAACACCTTTTCCAAATACTTGCATTTCTTCAGGTTTATAATTTTTAATAGAAACTAGGTCACATACAATGACGCCACGCgaaggttttaccatttttcgattttttttgaattaCTTATGCCGTTTTCAAAATGTGGTCGAAACGGCCCGCTGCCGTCTTAGCTAGGGTTGGAACCTATCAAAACTAAAAGTGTATCTCCGATGAAATCACATGTTTTgaacctaaaaataatttttaccAAAAATAATGAGCAACAAATGAAGCACCTCCAGTTCAACTGTCTCGGTTTTCCTGCTGAATCGGCGGGGATTTGCCTTTTTTGCCGGGAGTGCCTAAAAAGGTTGGAGTTCTCAACATTTGCTTAGTTCTACATAAAATAGGTCCTATTATTTAAATAAAATGTGTTGGCCCATTTCCGCGACATGTTATGGGTAGCTCCTTCATAAACCGCCGCCTTCGATGCTTAGAAAATAGAAAATGGCTTTTTAATATGGTAAAGTCGAAAAGTTCGTGAGACGACATTTGTACTCCACGACAAGGGGCACACATGTGCAAAATTTGGGGTCAATCCGACAAACCACCCAACAATTGCGGCGTAACCTTGGTCATTTGCCTCGAAAGCCATGAAACTTCATAGACGATAGCTCATTTTGAGAACACCTTTTCCAAATACTTGCATTTCTTCAGGTTTATAATTTTTAATAGAAACTAGGTCACATACAATGACGCCACGCgaaggttttaccatttttcgattttttttgaattaCTTATGCCGTTTTCAAAATGTGGTCGAAAGCCGGCATTGCCGTCTTAGCTAGGGTTGGAACCTATCAAAACTAAAAGTGTATCTCCGATGAAATCACATGTTTTgaacctaaaaataatttttaccAAAAATAATGAGCAACAAATGAAGCACCTCCAGTTCAAGCTGTCTCGGTTTTCTATTTGAATCGGCGGGGATTTGGCTTTTTTGCCGGGAGTGCCTAAAAAGGTTGGAGTTCTCAACAGTTGCTTAGTTCTACATAAAATAGGTCCTATTATTTAAATAAAATGTGTTGGCCCATTTCCGCGACATGTTATGGGTAGCTCCTTCATAAACCGCCGCCTCGATGCTTAGAAAATAGAAAATGGCTTTTTAATATGGTAAAGTCGAAAAGTTCGTGAGACGACATTTGTACTCCACGACAAGGGGCACACATGTGCAAAATTTGGGGTCAATCCGACAAACCACCCAACAATTGCGGCCGTAACCTTGGTCATTTGCCTCGAAAGCCATGAAACTTCATAGACGATAGCTCATTTTGAGAACACCTTTTCCAAATACTTGCATTTCTTCAGGTTTATAATTTTTAATAGAAACTAGGTCACATACAATGACGCCACGCGAAGGTTTTACATTTTTCGATTTTTTGAATTACTTATGCCGTTTTCAAAATGTGGTCGAAACGGCCACGCCGCTGTCTTAGCTAGGTTTGGAACCTATCAAAACTAAAAGTGTATCTCCGATGAAATCACATGTTTTgaacctaaaaataatttttaccAAAAATAATGAGCAACAAATGAAGCACCTCCAGTTCAACTTGTCTCGGTTTTCTGTTTGAATCGGCGGGGATTTGCCTTTTTTGCCGGGAGTGCCTAAAAAGGTTGGAGTTCTCAACAGTTGCTTAGTTCTACATAAAATAGGTCCTATTATTTAAATAAAATGTGTTGGCCCATTTCCGCGACATGTTATGGGTAGCTCCTTCATAAACCGCCGCCTTTCTGATGCTTAGAAAATAGAAAATGGCTTTTTAATATGGTAAAGTCGAAAAGTTCGTGAGACGACATTTGTACTCCACGACAAGGGGCACACATGTGCAAAATTTGGGGTCAATCCGACAAACCACCCAACAATTGCGGCCGTAACCTTGGTCATTTGCCTCGAAAGCCATGAAACTTCATAGACGATAGCTCATTTTGAGAACACCTTTTCCAAATACTTGCATTTCTTCAGGTTTATAATTTTTAATAGAAACTAGGTCACATACAATGACGCCACGCgaaggttttaccatttttcgattttttttgaattaCTTATGCCGTTTTCAAAATGTGGTCGAAACGGCCGGCGCTGCCGTCTTAGCTAGGGTTGGAACCTATCAAAACTAAAAGTGTATCTCCGATGAAATCACATGTTTTgaacctaaaaataatttttaccAAAAATAATGAGCAACAAATGAAGCACCTCCAGTTCAACTGTCTCGGTTTTCCTGCTGAATCGGCGGGGATTTGCCTTTTTTGCCGGGAGTGCCTAAAAAGGTTGGAGTTCTCAACAGTTGCTTAGTTCTACATAAAATAGGTCCTATTATTTAAATAAAATGTGTTGGCCCATTTCCGCGACATGTTATGGGTAGCTCCTTCATAAACCGCCGCCTTTCTGATGCTTAGAAAATAGAAAATGGCTTTTTAATATGGTAAAGTCGAAAAGTTCGTGAGACGACATTTGTACTCCACGACAAGGGGCACACATGTGCAAAATTTGGGGTCAATCCGACAAACCATGCAACAGAAAATATCAAAATTATTTTGAATCCTTCTAAAATTTTCCTAAGTTGCAAACACTACTGAAATTTCCCTGAGCCAAAAATCTCCCGCCTTCCCCTCCCGCCTTCGTCTCCCGCCTCCCTCCCCAAAAAATTTCagacaaaaagagaaaaaggaaaaaagaccAAAATGCCACACCAAAAGAGAAAAAGACAGAGGCGTTTTGGACATTCCTCCTGGATCCCCGCGCCATCCAATTCCCCATCCACTCCGCCCCCAATTCCCCATCCGCCCAATTCCCCATCCACTCCGCGCCATCCCATCCACTCCGCCCCCAATTCCCCATCCGCCCAATTCCCCATCCACTCCACTGACGGCGAAGGCGAGCGACGAGGAGACGGCCACGGGAGGACGACGGCGAAGGCGAGCGACGACGGGCGGGTAGCTGCGACGCCGACGACGACCACAGGCAGAGGCGGGTAGCTGCGACGCCGATGACGAGCACAGGCGAGTTGATCTCCACATCTCCTCTTCTTCcatgctagggttagggttttgtccTGCCCAGATCGCCTCATCTCCTCTTCTTCcatgctagggttagggttttgtgcTGGCATGGTTAGGGTTTTGTGCTGCCCCAGATCGCCAAAAGTCTATCCCTTCTGCCACTCGCCCTTCCACCCCACCCTCAATCCGTCACCCCAGCCCGAAACCAAAGCAAGCGGATTGGTAGTTGTATTTTTTTTGGTTTAACCTCGCTGTTGTGATCTGTGTGTGACTGCAATCCCGGCCATCAATTGTTTGGATAGTTATTTATATGTTGGTACTCGTAGGATGCATAATAGAACTGAAAAGTATGGGCACAATCATCCAATCCAATTAGTTCATCTGAGGTATATGCTGCTTAAATCTTACTGCATGTTTCTCTTGTCTAACCAGTAACTACTGAGCATCTATTTGGTTGCCCTATGTGTCTTACAATTAGTTGAGACTTTTAGAGTGCATTATCTTGCTTAAGTACATGTATAAGTGTCTAACTAGAAATTGATCTTGTTCTTTTTTCATTTATATTGTTTAGCTGTGAAGTTGGCACTAATACATGTGTATATGGTCAGAGGTGGTAATGCGATTTCTTGAGTCCATTAAGTGTATATGTTCACATGTTGTGCTCTTTCAGTGCATTGTGCTACTGCTATCTGACCACATATTTATTGCAGGAGCCAGTCCAACCACTTGGAGATCAGCAATGACAAGGAACACGAGGAAGAAGCAGCCCGCAGGTATGCAAATTGTTCCTCGTGCATTGCTGCAAGTTATCTTTTTGTctatgtgcttagtatagcttgtTTTGCTTATCTGCCATGTTTCTTACCTGGGAGTTGTCTTACTTGCTTTTGTATAGCCTCAACACATGCTGAATACTTGTTAGCTTTTAATTTGTTCACTAAGTTTTTATTTTCAAGATAGAAATCTGCCTGTTAATCCACTATAATTAAATGATACTAAAAGCTGATTTAAATACCTTGGCTGATTGTGTTGTCTTGCCCCCTATGCATTTCAACCATTCATCTAATGGTTATCTGTTTTTTTATTCATGTAAAGAGGAACCTCTAACCGAAATCGAGAAGGCTAGGGCTAGGACAATGATGAGGAACAACAGCATGTTCCAATCCCTTGGTCTCCCTGCGTTAGTATCAATGTTTAGGAAGGCTGGTGGTAAAGAAGGTAGTGCAACTACTGCTGCCTCCTCTGCATCTGCCATAACACAAGCTGAAAGCTCAGACTACGATCCTAGAGATGAGGAAGTCATTGACGAAGAAGTCGATGACAATATAGTGGAGAAGACTGTTAAGGTGCAAAACTCTTATCTTGTTTGGATGGCTAGGGTCACTTGTTTGCTATCTTTTTCCTTGTTTTTTTCCCTTCATACTGTTCTTACAAAATTTTATTACTTGTGATCTAATGTTGTTGTCCCTGCTGTTTGTACGAGGCCCTGAAGGTTACTAAGAGGAAAAAGAAGTCAGCTGTTAGGAAGAAGAACAAGAGTAGGAAGAGTCCAGAAGATACATCTAGTCAAATGGGCCCAGGAAGGATCTTTGCGGTACCTCCAGGAGGGTCAAAGAGACTGCTAGAACTGGAGACACCTGCTCCTGCTAGAGTCACTAGACAGAAAGCCAAGGCGGTTGCTGCAGCCATCCATGAAGACAATGAGGAGGAGGAAGGAAGCGCTGTCCGCATGGAGCCCAGCCATGTCGGAATGGAGCTCAGCTCTGTCCGCATGGAGCCCAGCCATGTTGGAATGGAGCTCAGCCGTCCGCATGGAGCTCAGCGCTGTCCGCATGGACCCCAGCCATGTCGGAATGGAGCAAAGCCCTGTTGCACCTTTCGTGGACAGGAACACCTTTCCCGAAGAAACTGAAAGGCTACGGTGATGAAGGTAAGTTCATCTTCGATTGTTTTCTTGTACACTTGCATTTGCTTCTGTTCGATTAAATGCTACTGTTAGCAACATGTTTCCATGTTTGGTTGCTTGTATTCATTCTGTTTGAGAAAGAATGTGAAATGTTAGGTACTAATCAAAGTTTGTGTCCTATTCAGACGATGCGATTGTGGCTGTCAAGCGTATAAGAAAAGGCAAAGGGCTGGAAAGGATGACAAAGTCAATGGGTAGCAAGGTGACCATTGAAATTGCTGAAGGGATGAACGGGCCTGAGAAGCCTTTGCAGGCGGCAATGTTTGCTTCGGAGTGTGGATACAACGCAAGAACCCACACACCAGTTCTTCCCCACTTCAAGGACTACAAAAAGACACCCAACCTAATTAAGGACTACATTGGCAAAGTTGCAGTAAGTTAATTTCTTCTTTTcttaattgtttttctttcttcCTGTTACAACTTTCATATGACTGCTAATCATGCCCGTTCATTGTTTTCTTTCTTTGTAGGGAAATTTTGATATGGACACCAAATCGCCGGCCATCAAAAAAGCGTGCATCGAGAAGCTGCAGAAAATATCAAAGAATAGGCGGCACCAGATCAAAAAGGACTTCTTCGACAACGCTGCACCTGGTGAGCTCAGCATCAAGTCTCCCGTGGAAGGCTTGCCGGATGATCAATGGCAGGAGCTGCTGAAGTTGTGGTCAACAGAGCGACACAAGGTATGTTGCCCTTGGTCTCATTGCATGCAGTCCTTGATGTATCTGATGCTGTTTGCATGTACATGCTCTCAGCTTTTGTTCACATCTAAGTGATCATCTAGTCTTCCTTGATGTATATCTCGTGGCATGTGTTTTTTAGTGCTATCCCATGGTATGATCTTCTTTTTGTAGAAAACCCGTGAATCGAACAAGGCGAATAGATTGAAGGTGAAATTTCAGCAAAATCGGTTCTAGGTCCTATGCAAGACATATCTATGCCACTGTAAGGACAATGCATATTTTCTCTTTATTAGGCCCAAGTATCTTTTCTCTCGAAATCTTGCCGTTTGACTCTTGTTCAATAACATTTCAGAAGGAGGAGCGCAATGGTGAGGAGCTGAGTGCGCTTGACTTGTTCAAGGCCACACAAAACAGCACAAAGAATGGGTTTTCAGAAACAGCCAA
Coding sequences within it:
- the LOC127338811 gene encoding uncharacterized protein, with the translated sequence MDRYELVDISSDDEEVVAAQAAAREAAAAAKARRRAKKEAAKAREAAAAAAAAAANKIVMRRGPKITGNASFDKCCVYGNKVGLKRCQVQFLQQLARMRPSIKVFVCTMTAAHTEKPKAKMYFPRKFSLYIKKYLDLPAKLEVYCQAPKPIVVTMIMGKGKGAGAQITSKWSKVVKAAGMQSGDVFMFRFRRSARVGLKLAITKVM